Proteins from a genomic interval of Stigmatella erecta:
- a CDS encoding tetratricopeptide repeat protein, with amino-acid sequence MSSRPVALSLLVLLATAACDDTPKISPKDRAEGLYIKGTSEYLQGQFEQALLSFNEMKQYAPADPRLPAAIAEIHLSMGKLEEALQEFEAALKIDPKRSTTWSRIGFIQAQLGKNEEARSSLLKAVALYPQDFNALEQLGELHLKRDERDEAVRHFTLAAQASPDTLKPALLMRAAELLQASNQHAEALALLQKFSAQGVRSPDVLAALGDQQVRAGNLDEAAAAYREAATRSPKDPSLWELVGEIRMRQGKTADALAAFRESLKVKNRAIVHVSLARLHLAQKDSKAAEEELALALESVSGSDLRELNELAELLITFGRKADALRILGALAAEPDHAGELDLQLRTARLARALKDAETQKAACARVAAKSGGGVACP; translated from the coding sequence ATGTCCTCCCGTCCGGTCGCCTTGTCCCTGCTCGTCCTGCTCGCCACCGCCGCGTGTGACGACACCCCGAAGATTTCTCCCAAGGACCGGGCCGAGGGGCTCTACATCAAGGGCACCAGCGAGTACCTGCAGGGCCAGTTCGAGCAGGCGCTCCTGTCCTTCAACGAGATGAAGCAGTACGCCCCGGCCGACCCCCGCCTGCCCGCCGCCATCGCGGAGATTCACCTCTCCATGGGCAAGCTCGAGGAGGCGCTCCAGGAGTTCGAGGCCGCGCTGAAGATCGACCCCAAGCGCTCCACCACCTGGAGCCGTATCGGCTTCATCCAGGCCCAGCTCGGCAAGAACGAGGAGGCCCGCAGCTCGCTGCTCAAGGCCGTGGCCCTCTATCCCCAGGACTTCAACGCGCTGGAGCAGCTCGGAGAGCTTCACCTGAAGCGCGATGAGCGGGACGAGGCCGTGCGCCACTTCACCCTCGCCGCCCAGGCCAGCCCCGACACCCTCAAGCCCGCGCTGCTCATGCGGGCCGCGGAGCTCCTCCAGGCCAGCAACCAGCACGCCGAGGCGCTCGCCCTCCTGCAGAAGTTCTCGGCCCAGGGCGTCCGGTCCCCGGACGTCCTCGCCGCGCTCGGGGACCAGCAGGTCCGCGCGGGCAACCTCGACGAGGCCGCCGCCGCCTACCGCGAGGCCGCCACCCGCTCACCCAAGGACCCGTCCCTCTGGGAGCTGGTGGGGGAGATCCGCATGCGCCAGGGGAAGACCGCCGATGCCCTGGCCGCCTTCCGCGAGTCCCTGAAGGTGAAGAACCGCGCCATCGTCCACGTGTCCCTGGCCCGCCTGCACCTGGCCCAGAAGGACTCCAAGGCCGCCGAGGAGGAGCTGGCGCTCGCCCTGGAGAGCGTGTCGGGTTCGGACCTGCGCGAGCTGAACGAGCTGGCCGAGCTGCTCATCACCTTCGGCCGCAAGGCGGATGCGCTGCGCATCCTGGGGGCCCTGGCCGCCGAGCCGGACCACGCGGGCGAGCTGGACCTCCAGCTTCGCACCGCCCGCCTGGCCAGAGCGCTGAAGGACGCGGAGACCCAGAAGGCCGCCTGCGCCCGGGTCGCCGCCAAGAGCGGGGGAGGGGTTGCCTGCCCTTGA
- a CDS encoding M23 family metallopeptidase produces the protein MLLWVLGAAGCAASRATSLPAESEPPWIEAGGSGAAVRPASATKAPVLPFKLTAAHPEPELVTVRHRVAPGETVFRIARTYGITVQELSSANGISDPRSLSVGQELLIPGAEAPEVPQAEPEAPSGSKPSKPRVAAREEPPQRPPSRPAPRPGKGASRPVPATKGLLDWPLRGVLYGKFGKKGREPHDGIDLAAPSGTPVKTAQEGTVLYAGEQQGYGLIVIVQHSGGLVTLYAHNRDLRVKTGQAVRRSQVIATVGESGRTSGPHLHFEVRVEGKPVEPLDYLGPLPAS, from the coding sequence ATGCTCCTGTGGGTGCTCGGGGCCGCGGGGTGCGCGGCCTCCCGGGCCACCTCGCTTCCCGCTGAGTCCGAGCCGCCGTGGATCGAGGCCGGAGGTTCGGGCGCCGCCGTGCGCCCGGCCTCCGCCACGAAGGCGCCCGTGCTGCCCTTCAAGCTGACGGCGGCCCACCCCGAGCCGGAGCTCGTCACCGTGCGCCACCGCGTGGCCCCCGGGGAGACGGTCTTCCGCATCGCCCGCACCTACGGCATCACCGTGCAGGAGCTGTCCTCGGCCAACGGCATTTCGGATCCGCGCAGCCTCAGCGTGGGCCAGGAGCTGCTCATCCCGGGGGCGGAGGCGCCGGAAGTTCCCCAGGCCGAACCCGAGGCACCATCCGGGTCCAAGCCCAGCAAGCCCCGGGTCGCCGCCCGCGAGGAGCCCCCGCAGCGGCCGCCGTCCCGGCCCGCGCCCCGCCCGGGCAAGGGAGCTTCCCGTCCGGTCCCGGCCACCAAGGGGCTGCTCGATTGGCCTCTGCGCGGCGTGCTCTACGGCAAGTTCGGCAAGAAGGGCCGGGAGCCCCACGATGGAATCGACCTGGCGGCCCCCTCGGGCACGCCGGTGAAGACCGCCCAGGAGGGCACCGTCCTCTACGCGGGCGAGCAGCAGGGCTACGGGCTCATCGTCATCGTCCAGCACTCGGGCGGCCTGGTGACGCTCTACGCCCACAATCGCGATCTCCGGGTGAAGACGGGCCAGGCGGTCCGCCGCTCCCAGGTCATCGCCACCGTGGGAGAGTCCGGCCGCACGTCGGGTCCCCACCTGCACTTCGAGGTCCGTGTCGAGGGCAAGCCCGTGGAGCCGCTCGATTATCTGGGCCCGCTCCCGGCCTCCTGA
- the surE gene encoding 5'/3'-nucleotidase SurE, giving the protein MSLARPPRILVSNDDGYFSEGLRALVEAVTPLGEVWVVAPDREQSATSHAISLHRPLRIQEIRERWYAVDGTPADSAYLAINHILKDDRPQLMVSGINHGPNLADDVMYSGTVAAAMEGALLGVPAIAFSLVSRAPFDFGPAARFARALVASALSRPLPKRMLLNVNIPGGVEPDGYAITRLGRHTYGYAVSEKVDPRGRKYYWIGGNEYEHEDIPGSDCNAVHRDNRASVTPLHLDLTDARQMTDLGGWALEGFQRFRPDGG; this is encoded by the coding sequence GTGTCCTTGGCACGGCCTCCACGCATCCTGGTCTCCAATGATGACGGGTACTTCTCCGAGGGCCTCCGGGCCCTCGTGGAAGCCGTCACGCCCCTGGGTGAGGTCTGGGTGGTGGCGCCCGACCGCGAGCAGAGCGCGACCTCGCACGCCATCTCCCTGCACCGGCCCCTGCGCATCCAGGAGATCCGCGAGCGCTGGTACGCGGTGGATGGCACCCCCGCGGACAGCGCTTATCTGGCGATCAACCACATCCTCAAGGATGATCGCCCCCAGCTCATGGTCTCCGGCATCAACCACGGCCCCAACCTGGCCGACGACGTCATGTACTCGGGCACGGTGGCGGCCGCCATGGAGGGGGCCCTGCTGGGCGTGCCCGCCATCGCCTTCAGCCTCGTGTCCCGGGCGCCCTTCGACTTCGGGCCCGCGGCGCGGTTCGCCCGGGCGCTGGTGGCCTCCGCGCTCTCCCGGCCCCTGCCCAAGCGGATGCTCCTCAACGTGAACATCCCCGGCGGCGTGGAGCCGGACGGCTACGCCATCACCCGGCTCGGCCGGCACACGTATGGGTACGCCGTGTCGGAGAAAGTCGATCCCCGGGGCCGCAAGTACTACTGGATCGGCGGCAACGAGTACGAGCATGAGGACATCCCGGGCAGTGACTGCAACGCCGTGCACCGGGACAACCGTGCCTCGGTGACGCCGCTGCACCTGGACCTGACCGATGCCCGCCAGATGACGGACCTCGGGGGGTGGGCCCTCGAGGGCTTCCAGCGGTTCCGTCCGGATGGTGGGTGA
- the eno gene encoding phosphopyruvate hydratase, which translates to MTEIAQVLAREVLDSRGNPTVEAEVHLAGGARGRAAVPSGASTGEHEVIELRDNDKQRYLGKGVRKAVANVMESIAPELMGMDATDQHAVDMRMRELDGTDNKGKLGANAILAVSMATARAAANAFEMPLYRYVGGLQARTLPVPLMNILNGGAHADTRVDVQEFMVVPAGASTFAEGLRWGAEVFHALKKILKGRKLATGVGDEGGYAPDLPANEEALKLIMEAIGAAGFKAGEQMYLALDVAASEFFDKASKKYRLKGEGKEFDSAGLIEYYRGLSERYPIVSIEDGMAEDDWEGWKRLTDTLGAKVQLVGDDLFVTNVERLSKGIQTSTANSILVKVNQIGSLTETFDAVRMAHRAGYTSIMSHRSGETEDTTIADLAVALDCGQIKTGSASRSDRIAKYNQLLRIEQELGTAARYAGRTAIKGTQAK; encoded by the coding sequence ATGACCGAGATTGCTCAAGTGCTGGCGCGTGAAGTGCTCGACTCCCGTGGTAACCCGACGGTGGAGGCCGAGGTGCATCTGGCGGGTGGGGCCCGGGGCCGTGCGGCCGTCCCCTCCGGGGCTTCCACCGGTGAGCACGAGGTGATCGAGCTCCGGGACAACGACAAGCAGCGGTACCTGGGCAAGGGTGTCCGCAAGGCCGTGGCCAACGTGATGGAGTCCATCGCCCCCGAGCTGATGGGCATGGACGCCACGGACCAGCACGCCGTGGACATGCGCATGCGCGAGCTGGACGGCACGGACAACAAGGGCAAGCTGGGCGCCAACGCCATCCTGGCGGTCTCCATGGCCACCGCGCGCGCGGCGGCCAACGCCTTCGAGATGCCGCTGTACCGCTATGTGGGCGGCCTCCAGGCGCGCACCCTGCCGGTGCCGCTGATGAACATCCTCAACGGCGGCGCGCACGCGGACACGCGCGTGGACGTGCAGGAGTTCATGGTGGTGCCCGCGGGCGCCTCCACGTTCGCCGAGGGCCTGCGCTGGGGCGCCGAGGTGTTCCACGCCCTGAAGAAGATCCTCAAGGGCCGCAAGCTGGCCACCGGCGTGGGCGACGAGGGCGGCTATGCCCCGGACCTGCCGGCCAACGAGGAGGCCCTCAAGCTCATCATGGAGGCCATTGGCGCCGCGGGCTTCAAGGCCGGTGAGCAGATGTACCTGGCGCTCGATGTGGCGGCCAGCGAGTTCTTCGACAAGGCCTCCAAGAAGTACCGCCTCAAGGGCGAGGGCAAGGAGTTCGATTCGGCCGGGCTCATCGAGTACTACCGCGGCCTGAGCGAGCGCTACCCCATCGTCTCCATCGAGGACGGCATGGCGGAGGACGACTGGGAGGGCTGGAAGCGCCTGACGGACACCCTGGGCGCCAAGGTCCAGCTCGTGGGAGACGATCTGTTCGTCACCAACGTGGAGCGGCTCAGCAAGGGCATCCAGACGAGCACCGCCAACTCCATCCTGGTGAAGGTGAACCAGATCGGCTCGCTGACGGAGACCTTCGACGCGGTGCGCATGGCGCACCGGGCCGGGTACACCTCCATCATGAGCCACCGCTCGGGCGAGACCGAGGACACCACCATCGCCGACCTGGCGGTGGCGCTCGACTGCGGCCAGATCAAGACGGGCTCGGCCTCGCGCTCGGACCGCATCGCCAAGTACAACCAGTTGCTGCGCATCGAGCAGGAGCTGGGCACGGCGGCCCGCTACGCCGGGCGCACGGCCATCAAGGGCACCCAGGCGAAGTAA
- a CDS encoding ADP-ribosylglycohydrolase family protein, translating into MPPPRRPAPTGPDPLPGQRSRGALLGLAIGDALGAPLRGRNLVAPPFPGLADGMRRHLGQGRMQSRLPANPFEEAPGGYADDSAQEPAQVELRKGQVTDETHLACCIAWSLKELKHYDAADVARRYRAWKPHAFDMTDAVRESLEEMGSGMPVLSAGKRVWLRHHRKVFCHGSLSRTAPIGVFFAGNEPARIQASLEDSALTHYDPRCQLACAALNAALARAITGGASVEKADILTAAKTGLSVGAATLARMAPEVVNETTNAKNFLWEDLDRAQQPDPMLYGPELHLHRNLGHVRVAFRLAFWEFVHAPSVEAGLVDVVNRGADADAHGAISGALLGAFHGEEAIPQEWRRMVLDAMNTVRGPLWNTYHPRHLLALVAD; encoded by the coding sequence ATGCCCCCTCCCCGCCGCCCAGCGCCCACCGGGCCTGATCCCCTCCCGGGCCAACGCAGCCGGGGCGCCCTGCTCGGCCTGGCCATCGGGGACGCGCTCGGGGCCCCCTTGCGGGGACGCAACCTCGTGGCCCCGCCCTTCCCGGGGCTGGCCGACGGCATGCGCCGCCACCTGGGACAGGGGCGCATGCAGTCCCGCCTGCCCGCCAACCCGTTCGAGGAGGCCCCGGGTGGGTACGCGGACGACAGCGCCCAGGAGCCCGCCCAGGTGGAGCTGCGCAAGGGCCAGGTGACGGACGAGACGCACCTGGCCTGCTGCATCGCCTGGAGCCTGAAGGAGCTGAAGCACTACGACGCGGCCGACGTGGCCCGGCGGTACCGGGCCTGGAAGCCCCACGCCTTCGACATGACGGACGCGGTCCGCGAATCCCTGGAGGAGATGGGCTCGGGCATGCCGGTGCTCAGTGCCGGCAAGCGCGTCTGGCTGCGCCACCACCGCAAGGTGTTCTGCCACGGCAGCCTCTCCCGCACCGCGCCCATCGGCGTCTTCTTCGCGGGCAACGAGCCGGCCCGCATCCAGGCCTCCCTGGAGGACTCGGCGCTCACCCACTACGATCCCCGGTGCCAGCTGGCCTGCGCCGCGCTCAACGCGGCCCTGGCCCGCGCCATCACCGGCGGGGCCTCCGTGGAGAAGGCGGACATCCTGACCGCGGCGAAGACGGGCCTGTCCGTGGGGGCGGCCACCCTGGCGCGCATGGCGCCCGAGGTGGTGAACGAGACCACGAATGCCAAGAACTTCCTCTGGGAGGACCTGGACCGGGCGCAGCAGCCCGACCCGATGCTCTACGGGCCGGAGTTGCACCTGCACCGGAACCTGGGGCACGTGCGCGTCGCCTTCCGGCTCGCCTTCTGGGAGTTCGTCCATGCCCCCAGCGTCGAGGCGGGGCTGGTGGACGTGGTGAACCGGGGGGCGGACGCGGACGCCCATGGGGCCATCTCGGGCGCGCTCCTGGGGGCCTTCCACGGTGAGGAGGCCATCCCCCAGGAATGGCGGCGCATGGTGCTCGACGCGATGAACACGGTGCGAGGGCCGCTCTGGAACACCTACCACCCCCGGCACCTGCTGGCGCTCGTGGCGGATTGA
- a CDS encoding type II toxin-antitoxin system RatA family toxin: MPGASRSIVINAPVEKVFDIVTQYEKYAEFLPEVKEVRTSNRQGNEVNVHYKVDIVKTIRYTIRVKEERPTRMSWSFVDGEFMKDNKGSWVLEPEGEGKTKATYTAEMVLGALVPKSIVNTLVESSLPKLLEAFKRRAEGT; encoded by the coding sequence ATGCCAGGCGCCAGCCGCTCGATCGTCATCAACGCCCCCGTCGAGAAGGTGTTCGACATCGTCACCCAGTACGAGAAGTACGCGGAGTTCCTCCCCGAGGTGAAGGAGGTCCGCACCTCGAACCGCCAGGGCAACGAGGTCAACGTCCACTACAAGGTCGATATCGTGAAGACCATCCGGTACACCATCCGGGTCAAGGAGGAGCGGCCCACCCGGATGTCCTGGAGCTTCGTGGACGGTGAGTTCATGAAGGACAACAAGGGCAGCTGGGTGCTGGAGCCCGAGGGTGAGGGGAAGACCAAGGCCACCTACACGGCGGAGATGGTGCTCGGCGCCCTGGTCCCCAAGAGCATCGTCAACACCCTGGTGGAGTCGTCGCTGCCCAAACTGCTGGAGGCATTCAAGCGCCGGGCCGAGGGCACCTGA
- the glpX gene encoding class II fructose-bisphosphatase — protein MDRNLAIEAVRVTEMAAIASARLMGRGTKNESDQAAVDAMRRAFDALHIDGTVVIGEGERDEAPMLYIGERVGKREPGVPEVDIALDPLEGTNLCAYGRPGAISVVAMAGKGGLLNAPDTYMEKLAVGPRARGAIDLRKSPTENLRAIAERMKVYVEDLTVVILDRDRHADLINEVRHAGARIRLIEDGDVAGAISTCFEDTGVDVLMGIGGAPEGVIAAAAIRCVGGDMQGRLVPRNAEEIARAKKMGITDIGKIYLAEELAQGEVMFAATGVTSSDFLKGVRFFGGGCETHSVVMRSKTGTVRFVQSRHKFDKKPGYAP, from the coding sequence ATGGATCGCAACCTGGCAATCGAGGCTGTGCGCGTCACCGAGATGGCGGCCATCGCTTCGGCCCGCCTCATGGGCCGCGGCACCAAGAACGAGTCGGACCAAGCAGCGGTGGATGCCATGCGCCGTGCCTTTGACGCACTGCACATCGACGGCACCGTCGTCATCGGCGAGGGCGAGCGCGACGAGGCGCCCATGCTCTACATCGGCGAGCGGGTGGGGAAGCGGGAGCCCGGGGTCCCCGAGGTGGACATCGCGCTGGATCCGTTGGAGGGCACCAACCTCTGCGCCTACGGCCGCCCGGGCGCCATCTCCGTGGTGGCCATGGCCGGCAAGGGCGGGCTGCTCAACGCGCCGGATACGTACATGGAGAAGCTGGCGGTGGGGCCCCGCGCCCGGGGCGCCATTGATCTGCGCAAGAGCCCCACGGAGAACCTGCGCGCCATCGCGGAGCGGATGAAGGTCTACGTGGAGGACCTCACCGTGGTCATCCTCGACCGGGACCGGCACGCGGACCTCATCAACGAGGTGCGCCACGCGGGGGCGCGCATCCGCCTCATCGAGGACGGGGACGTGGCGGGCGCCATCTCCACGTGCTTCGAGGACACCGGCGTGGACGTGCTGATGGGCATCGGCGGCGCGCCCGAGGGCGTCATCGCCGCGGCGGCCATCCGCTGCGTGGGCGGGGACATGCAGGGCCGGCTCGTGCCGCGCAACGCCGAGGAGATCGCCCGCGCGAAGAAGATGGGCATCACCGACATCGGGAAGATCTACCTGGCGGAGGAGCTCGCCCAGGGCGAGGTGATGTTCGCCGCCACGGGCGTCACCTCGAGCGACTTCCTCAAGGGCGTGCGCTTCTTCGGAGGCGGCTGCGAGACGCACTCGGTGGTGATGCGCAGCAAGACGGGGACCGTGCGTTTCGTGCAGTCCCGCCACAAGTTCGACAAGAAGCCGGGTTACGCTCCCTGA
- a CDS encoding acyl-CoA thioesterase, whose protein sequence is MVEARVRVIYGDTDQMGVVYHANYFRYFEFARSEYFRARGGSYRELEKEGFLLPIADLACQYKVPARYDDVLLIRPKVSELRRASLTFSYEMFREGDLATLLCTGHTTHACVGRDGKPRRMPEFLTRLIEVVP, encoded by the coding sequence ATGGTGGAAGCGCGGGTGAGGGTCATTTACGGCGACACGGATCAGATGGGCGTCGTTTATCACGCCAACTACTTCCGCTACTTCGAGTTCGCCCGCAGCGAATACTTCCGGGCCCGCGGGGGCAGCTACCGCGAGCTGGAAAAAGAGGGGTTCCTGTTGCCCATCGCCGACCTGGCCTGCCAGTACAAGGTGCCCGCGCGCTACGACGATGTGCTGCTCATCCGCCCCAAGGTGAGCGAGCTGCGCCGCGCCTCGCTGACCTTCTCCTACGAGATGTTCCGCGAGGGGGACCTGGCCACGCTGCTGTGCACGGGCCACACCACCCATGCCTGCGTGGGGCGGGATGGCAAGCCCCGGCGCATGCCGGAGTTCCTCACGCGGCTCATCGAAGTGGTTCCCTGA
- a CDS encoding alkaline phosphatase family protein, which produces MVRTLALALALVSLPASAKPPRLALFISVDALGTDLLLRTRPKLKSGLRQLIDGGAFHPYCRYEYASPRTAPGHATLVTGANPWRHGIIDNQVVDRTKGKPQPVFLDAAHPALEVPLAQAVTIDASPLPLMAETVGDRLRDTTAGRAKVVALSGKGRAAIPMAGRLGQAYWFDETVGKFVTGTWYTKEFPEWLKSFNARNLPASYFTEQWTLLLPRTEYTGEDERPFEGDDANLGRTFPHPLNGGLQAPGPRSYSALAGSAFSNDVLVQAAKAAIAGEGLGKDEVTDLLAVSFSGTDRSFHTYGPHSWEMQDTLYRLDRALAELITAAERAAGGRANLVIVLSADHGGAAVPESWAAQGVDARRLNAPALMEPLAQELRTRFALTEITTVLEEQNVYLLGKGMEAGKVDGAAVRRAAAEWLAQQPGIALAVARDDLFTAPDAAGMLTPLRRGYYPGRSGDVLFVQKPFHVLSTQQIGTNHGAPYSYDQVVPVIFAGKGVRAGTYMNEMPMTDVAPTLAALLELGMPASAEGKPRTEIFATGRGGSAAP; this is translated from the coding sequence ATGGTGCGCACCCTCGCGTTGGCCCTGGCCCTGGTTTCCCTGCCCGCGTCCGCCAAGCCTCCCCGGCTGGCCCTGTTCATCTCCGTGGACGCGCTCGGCACGGATCTGCTGTTACGCACGCGGCCCAAGCTCAAGAGCGGGCTTCGCCAGCTGATCGATGGCGGCGCGTTTCACCCGTATTGCCGCTACGAGTACGCGAGCCCCCGCACGGCCCCGGGCCACGCCACGCTCGTCACCGGCGCCAACCCGTGGCGCCACGGCATCATCGACAACCAGGTGGTGGACCGCACCAAGGGCAAGCCCCAGCCCGTGTTCCTCGACGCGGCGCACCCCGCCCTGGAGGTGCCCCTGGCCCAGGCGGTCACCATCGATGCCAGCCCCCTGCCCCTGATGGCGGAGACGGTGGGAGACCGCCTGCGGGACACCACGGCCGGCCGGGCCAAGGTGGTGGCGCTGTCGGGCAAGGGGCGCGCCGCCATCCCCATGGCGGGCCGGCTGGGCCAGGCGTACTGGTTCGACGAGACGGTGGGCAAGTTCGTCACCGGCACCTGGTACACGAAGGAATTTCCCGAGTGGCTCAAGTCCTTCAACGCCCGCAACCTCCCGGCGAGCTACTTCACCGAGCAGTGGACGCTGCTGCTGCCGCGCACCGAGTACACCGGCGAGGATGAGCGCCCCTTCGAGGGGGATGACGCCAACCTGGGCCGCACCTTCCCGCATCCGCTCAACGGGGGGCTGCAGGCGCCCGGGCCCCGCTCCTACTCGGCGCTGGCGGGCTCCGCGTTCTCCAATGATGTGCTCGTCCAGGCCGCCAAGGCCGCCATCGCGGGCGAGGGGCTGGGCAAGGACGAGGTGACGGACCTGCTCGCCGTGAGCTTCAGCGGCACGGACCGGTCCTTCCACACCTATGGCCCCCACTCCTGGGAGATGCAGGACACGCTGTACCGGCTGGACCGCGCGCTGGCGGAGCTCATCACCGCGGCCGAGCGGGCCGCGGGGGGCCGCGCCAACCTCGTCATCGTGCTCAGCGCGGACCATGGCGGCGCGGCGGTGCCCGAGTCCTGGGCCGCCCAGGGCGTGGATGCCCGGCGGCTGAACGCGCCCGCGCTCATGGAGCCCCTCGCCCAGGAGCTGCGCACCCGCTTCGCGCTGACGGAAATCACCACCGTCCTGGAGGAGCAGAACGTGTACCTGCTGGGCAAGGGCATGGAGGCGGGCAAGGTGGACGGGGCGGCGGTGCGGCGGGCCGCGGCGGAGTGGCTCGCCCAGCAGCCAGGCATTGCCCTGGCAGTGGCGCGGGATGACCTCTTCACCGCGCCGGACGCGGCCGGAATGCTCACCCCGCTGCGGCGCGGGTACTACCCCGGACGCAGCGGCGATGTGCTCTTCGTCCAGAAGCCCTTCCACGTGCTGAGCACCCAGCAGATCGGCACCAACCACGGGGCCCCCTACAGCTACGACCAGGTGGTCCCCGTCATCTTCGCGGGCAAGGGGGTCCGGGCAGGCACGTACATGAACGAGATGCCCATGACGGACGTGGCCCCCACGCTGGCGGCGCTGCTGGAGCTGGGAATGCCGGCCTCCGCCGAGGGCAAGCCCCGCACGGAGATCTTCGCGACGGGGCGCGGCGGCTCGGCCGCGCCCTGA
- the nadC gene encoding carboxylating nicotinate-nucleotide diphosphorylase, producing the protein MKDDYLDRLIHLALDEDLGAAGDVTSNALVPPDALGSGELVAKEQMVLAGLGAFARVFQLVDPEAEVTLVRREGDEVKPKTVTARVSGRLRSLLAAERTALNIVQRMSGIATLSQQAVAAVRGSKLQILDTRKTTPGLRGLSKEAVRLGGASNHRFGLFDGILIKDNHIAAVGGSIREALRRARAHAPRLVKIEIEVTNLKQLAEALAEGADVVMLDNMDDEQIRQSVQLSAGRVPLEVSGGVTLDRLPRLAKLGVDFVSMGSLTHSARSMDLSLEIATAAVPKRQRSGRSSRA; encoded by the coding sequence GTGAAGGACGACTACCTCGACCGCCTCATTCACCTCGCGTTGGATGAGGATCTCGGGGCGGCGGGGGATGTCACCTCCAACGCCTTGGTTCCTCCGGATGCCTTGGGCTCCGGGGAGCTGGTGGCCAAGGAGCAGATGGTGCTCGCGGGTCTGGGCGCGTTCGCCCGCGTGTTCCAGCTCGTGGACCCCGAGGCCGAAGTCACCCTAGTCCGGCGGGAGGGGGACGAGGTGAAGCCCAAGACCGTGACGGCCCGGGTCTCCGGCCGTCTGCGGTCGCTGCTGGCCGCGGAGCGCACGGCGCTCAACATCGTTCAGCGCATGTCGGGCATCGCCACGCTCTCCCAGCAGGCGGTGGCGGCGGTGCGCGGCTCGAAGCTCCAGATCCTGGATACCCGGAAGACGACCCCCGGTCTGCGCGGCCTCTCGAAGGAGGCGGTTCGTCTGGGCGGGGCCTCCAACCACCGGTTCGGCCTCTTCGATGGAATCCTCATCAAGGACAACCACATCGCCGCCGTGGGGGGCTCCATCCGGGAGGCCCTGCGCCGGGCCCGCGCCCACGCGCCCCGTCTGGTGAAGATCGAAATCGAGGTCACCAACCTCAAGCAGCTCGCCGAGGCCCTCGCCGAGGGCGCGGACGTGGTGATGCTCGACAACATGGATGACGAGCAGATCCGCCAGTCGGTGCAGCTCTCCGCGGGCCGCGTCCCGCTGGAGGTCTCCGGCGGCGTCACCCTGGACCGGCTGCCCCGCCTGGCCAAGCTGGGTGTGGACTTCGTGTCCATGGGCTCGCTCACCCACTCGGCGCGCTCCATGGACCTGTCGCTGGAGATCGCCACGGCCGCGGTGCCGAAGCGCCAGCGCTCCGGCCGTTCCTCCCGCGCCTGA